The genomic region aaaaataaacacaaaattcgcgactAGACCTATAAACAAACTATTGTTTACAAAAACTTTACTAATACATATTCGCAAAACTAGATACCAACAGATGCGCTAGCTATGAAATCACACTATTTCcaattcttttgtattttattcCACTCATTGTTGGCGAAGTGCGCAGTTCGCTCCATTATTCGCTTCAAAGAAGATATTCACAAAAAAGCAATATCTGCAATTTCCAAAGAAGTTGCCTCAAAGTTGTAAATAGAATTCcaaaactacaaatttttatttgcattaaaaagcgttaagaattaaaaaagaaatcttggctaaaaataacaaaattcggTTTTCCGTTTGATTAGTATAAAACTGAGCTTCAGCGCTGATGCTTCATTAGAATTCTTTCGACACTCTAGTGATTATTTACTTTGAGGAACTCAAAACAcatctttatttttaatccACAATGAAATTGTTTGCATTTCTGCTATTCACCGTCATTTTGGCGTCGGCGTACTGCTACCCGGCCGGAAGTGAGGACATCAACGAGGCACCGTTAGAGCAAGATGCAGCAGCAGTAACGGATTCACATGTGCGTCAGAAGCGTGGCTATTATCCCGTTGTTAGTTACGGTGTCAGCAATCCGGTCTATAGATCTGTGTACCCTGTATACCGCACTGTTGCTCCAGTACCTGTTGCTACCTATCCAGTTTACCACGCAGCCTATCCTGCTACTATTTACGGTTAAGCGGACATATAGGAAGGACTAATAGTTTTACTAAAAATGACACGATATTCCTAATAATGATACTTGTTAAAAAATGCTGTATAGAATAAACGATATGTCTGTAAAAGGTACTTAGTGCTTTTTAATTCCTGTCAGTGATTTCTTGGCGCTTCTCGTTTGTTATGTCTCGACACTCttttgatatatagtatatatatatatatatattcttgaaaGTTAGACTACTAACTAACACTAAAGATACCGTAAATTTAAAATCACAAATAAAGCACAACCAATCCAAACATAAGCCCTTGGAAtctaaaatacttatatattaatatgttaagcgGCCAATTTTGGAAGAATCTTTCTTCGTATGATCAATCACGTAATGACAAAAAGACCTAATACTAagaagaagttaaaaaaaactatatagcTTAGCTGTTCATCCATATGTTTACACGGCTGAATACTGAAATCATGATATTATTGACCTACTGGATTCTATGGCATTATTTTATGCAATAGGAAATTTTGGAGCTTCAGATTTACTTTGGAAATAGGCATATctgaaaatacaataatttctCGGTTGACAGTAATATTCAAAACGAATTAAATACTAACTACTCTCTGGTGCTTAATTTAATGATATAAAATATGGAAAGTTTTACAatacaaaaaactgaaacacaacaagtaaggaagtgttgagttcggatgtaaccgaacattttgtttgttagaaaaattaaaacaattatatgTAGTAAAATGCAGTTTAggatagtatcgacccgattttatctattaaccaTTAGCTTtaggtttcaatttttttttttgcatcttttttattgttttttaaacgACCaatattgtgtacaaattttgaGTCAATTATAGTCAAAATATCGGAGTTACAGCGTTTTAAACGACCGGCCGTAATACCTGACTTTTgatgtataaaaaacttcaaattgattttcccgaaaattttatttttgaaattcgtaAACATTAGAACTCAAAATCTACTGAACCTGatccttttgaaaatttgaacattactTCTTCACATAAATCAACAAGTAATCAGATGgagttttttccatttttttctattttctattaACAAATTAACCGCGATTTTTTGAGCTAAAATCGCGCTTTTCACTTCCAAGTACTGCAACAAAAGCATaccgatttttttgtttcagatgattCGGTAACGAGTTATAATAGTCACCACTTTTTTCCAAGCGCTTCTGGAGATCCACCGCCACaggcttatttattaatatcttttattggaaattttgtctaatatacttcaaaagttgtacaataatatgtaattaaatttaataaaattatattactcatGTCGCcgcaaaaaatacacaaatatatctttttttgcttttaaaccCCCCCCTCTATCCCTctcttaaggggttaggggtagtcagaggcatgaaaaaatgttcagtattttttttgttttgctattaaatcatgttattttacaaaagtagtaatatggcattattataggaTGTGTTTAcgtgaagtcacgaaaatttcaaaaaaaaattaatttccaaagttatagttgtttgtgttgaccctgttccaaaaaaagtacttgcggtgacaagcataagtccttggatattcatctaaaatcaatcggacagaaaaaattagttttataaatagataaactaGGACCAGATCGAagggttttttattttcaaaattaacaaaatggcggcctcaagaaatttttgcgaaaaaatcaacagttaattggtcttaaaaaatcgaaattttcgaaaatataaaaatccttCAATCGGGAACGAGTTtcttatgtattctaaaagctgcataaattgcattaaaatctactgaacggttttcgagttacagttgtcaccggttcaaaaaacatagttttggggaaaacgcgtttaaagcatttttagcaagctttgttatttgtcgaataactcaaaaattaattatcggatcaacgtgaacttttcagagaatatttttaagatattacacttaacgaaaatgcaaaaaataattaattttttgaaaattctaactacccctaaccccttaataaCATCTCAAAATTGTAGATGTTTTctctaaaatacaacaaattctTATAAATCttcgttatatttatttttgtagcatggcaaatcacatttttaatttcacaatttaaattaaacatacacattttttttgtatatatctcgtcaCTTTAACCATAATGAACACTATGACGACCGCCATATCCACCATATCCGCCGCGATATCCACCATAACCGCCGCGATATCCACCATAACCGCCACGATAACCACCATAACCACAACGGTAGCCACTGTAGCCCCGCGCCAAGCGATCGCCTTCATTCTCATGTCCTTGCTGTGCGTCGACATCAAACAAAGTTAACGGTTGATTGGCTATCTCAAAATTAAGCACAGCATTGCCGACGGGATTACCGGTGGTGCCGACCAGCATCACCACGAACAGTACCAGTACTAAGCAAATGCCGAAGGCTAAGGAAATTACTGTAAAAGAGTCTCGGAATAGCTCTTTACTTTTATATACTAAAATTGCAGTTGATTTTTGTCAACACTTCGTAAAATAGCTTTGCATATAGGATTACAAATCattttattaaactaaataaaataaaaaattggcgAAATGTACATTACTTGGAGTGAATCTCGAACGTGATTGTTGTTTTATAGAGaaaatgtacaagtatataaattgaaattgaacaAGTAAAAGTAATCAGATGCGCCTAGTAATTTACAGACTGTTATGTCatgcaatagcaacaaaaacaactcaaACGGCAAAAACAACTATTTGATTTGGGGGCGGCTGTTGTTTACTGCCAACACCCCTGAGCGGTGTCAACTTCTCATTTGTGGCGATTTGGATTTTCGCTCTCTCATTTAGTAATGTATCACCGCTATCACCTGCGCAGTTCAACAACACAACTCATGCATCGCATTGAGTTGACGTCTGTTAATGAATGAAAGCGATCAGTTAAAACTTAATGATGCTTCATGTAATCCAAGTGACAGACGTTTTACTTGAATGCCTCAATAATTTCTGAGAATTGGTCAATTGAAGCACGGCAGCATATTTGAGGGGGTTTCCTTTAAGCTACGCTCAGGGTGACAAATTATAATGACAACTCACTTGCTGTTTTACTACAACTAATTTTGGAATAATTGTTAATAGTACGTAAAATGATAACTAATCTTCGAAGAGGCTACAACAACTTTTATAGCACTATAGCACTTCCTTCAGTTTGAGTTGGctatgaatattttgaaaatcttaacTGAGTACTTATCACGGATAAGATGAAAAAATTCTCCAAAATCGGCATGCTTTGCATTTACGATTGTGTTTCAATTATTGATGACGAGGCTCATTTCACACAATCTGTTGCTGTTAATAAGCAGAAAGGCATGCTTGAGAAACAGACAATTCCACTacaatctacatacatacaatctaTGCACATATATAAGAATAACTTGTCATGTTTTGCCCGGCGCTAGCTAATTAATTTCTGAAcagatttcaattaaatttagcacactgtgtcttGTTTGACCCAACTAAAAATATAGGTTagtttatatgtaaattatttggggaaaaaatataaattttaaatacaacaaaaaagaacaagTGACTTGTAAGGAGGGGCAGTTTTGGTTCAAACTAACATTTCATATTCTAGAAACTCGCAAGAATCAAAGCCGAGGAAGTACATACCTTGTGGTGttgacaaaactttatattaaggtaCGGAAGGTACTGGTTTCTTCCACTGGACgttgaaaaatgttttggaaTGGTTTATGGGAATACATTTTTGTCAAGGAAATAAAGCCCGAATTTCAATAACAtacctcacagattgaccgatatatacGGCGAAAAATCAGCCATTTGTACtggggtccatatatttggTTCATGTTTGCTTGAAAGGTTATAGttggatttcaaaaatttaaaattttttggttgaaaGCTGAAGAGTATGccatttgtgcaaagttttatttagATAACTGCAATGATTCTGATTTGTATAATgcaaactgaaaaaatattttttttgtgaatatattttattagacatttttttttaaatattaagcaaattaaaaataaaatcattatctGTGTAATATGTTCTAAGTATTGTATTTTATTAGTGATGCCACTGGAGATCAACCAAACATCATTCTAGGGATTGAATGTTATGGAAAATATGTACCATACAACAAGCCCATTTTGCTATTCCTAACAACAGCGACCACTtgttataagtaaaatataaatctcaaaataacttcaatttttcaataattttataccAACGTAATAATTAGCGCTCCCGTAATGTGCAATGTGAAAAGTCGTGTAAACTCAGAGTAAGAACGCCTCGCACATAAAAGGTTATCGCTGATTCATTCCACTTTTTTTCAGtccgaaaatacttttttagaaTTAAACTCTGAGTTTAAAAGTTGcttctattttaaaaatataattctctTTACCAGAAGACAGCAATAGTGCATATAGTAACTTGtgaaatctaattaaaaaattagaaaacttcAGCGAGTTAAAAGATTATCAGAATTCTGCTTCGCAATTAAATGCTTAGACGCTTTCATATGTCGACCGgataaacaattaattttgatgTGCTTGAaagcatataaattttaattaaatcaagcAGAACAAAAACATACGAATGATTATTGGATAGCAATTGAACACAGATCGCTTTATTTAGACATTTTACTTGGATGATTTATTGTTCGTAAAAgtatatagtaaaataaataataaagttctATCTATAATGTGTAATAAACATTACAAtcagaaataaataatacagtTTGGGAATACCAACGACTGTAGGGTTCTTGACCGCATTTAGACACGTGTGTCTGCCTCTTACATGAATCcggctaaataaataaataaatgataaatttataacttacatattatatttattctgAGAGTACActtatgttatttaatttttatgctatCGCATTATGTTGTTGCAGagtattatgtttttttaagcACTTGAAACTAATCAGGATAGATATACAAATAGACATGTCGATGATATGTAAATGACGATATGTAGGACGAGTTGAATTCCGACTAACTGCCTGaaataaatcaaatgaaaatatgaaactaTGAGGGCATGGTCACACTCCCTAATAAGTCTGATCTCACAAACCACTAATGCTATGTCAACCGTATAGTAAGTAGCTGATATCGGGGTATAACTACACTCAATCCTCATacaacagttatatttaaagctACTATAAGTACGAAAAGTCCCTACCTAATACGTCcgaagcattaaattttactgtGTGGAACGGAATGGCTTTTggtaaatgagttaagcctcccccaCTCCgagaaaaactggcgcaccgtAGCACAACTCAACTGCCCTGAGAAATACACAACACCTGGGGACAAATTGAATATCACCACCGCAGATGACAACTATCTAATAACTAACAAAGTCCGGTGTGTGACAGCCTTACCCCACGGCGCTCACGGATCAAAtgaatgcgttgatcagcgtgCATTTTGCACATCAAGATCCATTTTGGCCTTTCTATTCGACACTGTGCCACACTTGCTACGTTCGACATCGTTCCACCCGCGCCGATTTACAGCGATCCAACACAGTTCGACGCGATGGGTTATTAAGCTGTTGTTCTGTAAATAAAGGATCATTCAAAATAAATTGgtcattataccctgaaaagggtatattaagtttgtcacgatgtttgtaatacccagaaagaagcgtcggagaccctataaagtttatatacctgtctgtctgtccgtccgtctgtatatacctATGTTATTTATATccctttgaaattttgcaaacgtcattttctcttcaagaagctgctcatttatcggaacggccgatatcggaccactataacatatagctgccatataaactgaacgatcggaatcaagttcttgtatggaaaactttcacatttgaaaatgtatcttcaacaaatttcgtatagattattttctaaggcaacaacgtaatctccgaaaaaattgttcagatcggttaactatagcatatagctaccatacaaactgaacgatccgaatcaagggcttgtatggaaaactttcacatttgacaatgtaatctccgaaaaattgttcagatcggattactatatcatatagcttccatacaaactgaacacatagttactaaaagtaATGCACCTGTGaggggtatattagcttcggtgagccgaagttaacgttttttcttgttttaaattcacaaatacatcttttcttttttaaagacTCGCGCGAGGGTGAGTGCAAATTGAAATTCCCATTTTATACATTAAAGATGAGCGAAATCCAGCCAAGACTAGACCCATAtaacacaaatttaaattaaatttgaatctTTCAATTTAAAGCATTTGAATTCAGAATCGATAAcgttattgaaataaaagtttgCACAAATAGTGTCTTTTATTAAGTTCGTAACTAAGTTttggatagtttttttttatcgaaaacgCAATTTTATTGTTAGGAAATGGTTAAAACTTTATTGTTCGAAGTCCATCGCTACTCAGAACTTTTTCCCATCTTTATGCCAAAGATCGAATATCATTACGATAAAACTGTTGATCTGGTGATACCATGTATGATTCAAGCCATTTTGCGATGTCGTCTGCTTCTGAGCCATATGCTATCGAACGGAACAATTATTAATCGGTGGAGCAATATCCACTGCAATATGGAGTAGAACTTCCAATTTAAGCATTTTCAAGTAAGTTTTAACGGGCTGGGTAACCTGAGTCTGATTCGCTTTGAAATGGCTTGGCGGGTTACTCCCAATGTTGAAGTAAACTCTTCTTGCAATTGACATGGACCCTCATCGTGCAATGTCTCTGATTCACCGTTTTCAACGGTTTTTGGCCTTCCTTCATGCGGTCGGTCGTGAATTAAAAATTACGGCACGTCCTTTCACAATGGTCAGCATCTCCGCAAACTTTTTGGAGTTTCTAATGTGTTTTAGCCGCCAGTTCTTTTGACTGGAGATCATCATGGTAAAGAAGGTGTTTCTCGCGCTTCGCTCagcttatggtcaacataatcgaacAGCTGAGCGTACTATGCGAAAATATATAGCAcccgtagctgagagtgcacatgaagaccgtggagagtcgattcggcgccgttcatCGTTGGACTAACTTATGGAACAACTTGGCTCATTTTACATCGAAATCtgaaattgaaagtgtacaaaatacaagCTTGTGCAAGCACTCATGCCGCCCGATATAAATTCGTGTAGTATATCAGTAGTTCGTACTATTAATGGAATCAGTGCAGCTTGTCTCCCAGCCCCAAAATTCCTTATATATTGACTTCTGATTTTCGCAAATATGTgggatatttttataaaagtaaacgGACCAGTTTTAGTACAAATTATATTTGCTAGCTAATATAATGATCCCAGAGGATCGGAAAGTATTATATTAGCTGATATATTCCTCATAtactcaatatatgtacatattaaattttatctttttagtTGAGATTATTTCACGTATATGTTACTTTTTGACTGAGCACGGCCTTAATTTGACCCGGAAATTCCACTAAGAATTATGCCAAAGTGTTATATTCAATTTTTAGGCTTACTTCTTCCGGCGAACATTACAGGTTTGAAAAAGTAGACGGAAAAGGGAAGCAATCAGTAAGAGAATTTCAGAAAAACTACAATACCGTGAATGCTGTAGAAAACAATAGCTTTTCATGGAATGAGGTAACAGAAATACAATGGTTTTAACAGAGATATATTTTAAGGATCATGGAAGAACATTCGACTGAATGTACTAAGAGCGAAGATACTCTGCTGATATGGATAAAATAATGAGATTAGAAATAGATCCGGTTTAGATAAGGTAAATGTAGAAGtgtgattgaaatagttcaaGAAACAAGAGCTAGTCCTTCTAAGGAATTAGCTGAGCAAGAAGAAAACAAACATATTGAGAGTAGTGATTTCGAAGAAGACCAGAACATCTGATGGAGTTTGTAAAATGGAGTTTAACTACTATAGCTGAAATTATtgaacaattaattaaaaattatctaaactTTATTTCAGTTACAAACGCAAGATGGAGTATTAAAGATGCTTTTTGATCTTATCAACTCTGTTAACTGAAGGCTAAAGAAAAACGCAAATTACACTAGAAGCCTTCttgaaaaaaggcaacaaaaaaaaacggatACACAACCTAACTGAATGATCAAACTGtcttaaagttttaatttttttataagtatattcatttatatcgtttttctaagatttattttttaaacaaaattattaaacttaATATCAAGCAAATTTTCTATCCACATATCTACCCCCAACCCCATTATTTACTTACTTACATGATATGATTATAATAGCCTGGTTAAGCGCTCTTTCGCATTATGTGCTTTAAGCGGGGCCTTACtgtattttaaaagtaaaacactatatgtatatatcaaatatGTTCTTTACGATGTACATTTGTGTAACGTattctgaaaaataaatatatattttacaccaAAAGTTAAAAAGCACCGttaatgtatatagtatactgttgagtatatataatattccaCATTGTATTAATGTTtaataacttatatttttaattcgaCTAAAACCGGAAATAAGTTAGTATTTGGTGacctaataaatataatattattactattaaGGTTGAGCTAAATTCACAGGCATGTATAAAACACAATATCAAGTCATAAACTGAAGACTTAAGACACAAACTTGCCAGCTCTTGAGAATTCGCAATGAATTCTATATTGATGGCAAGGCAAAATGGTAGCAAATTTATGAcatgttatttaatatttgcaaaCAGCGCATGCGAAGATTCTGAGCGGAACTAAAATATACGCGCTATTTCGGTTTTaactgcatacttttaggcagtGCAAAAAAgcgttaaaatgaaaataatactaaattcATATTTTCTGTTCTTTATACAAATGAACGGAATCCGACTATGACCTTgtcaacaaattaatttaaagtatCATACACGCTTGAAACTCATACATTTACAAACTGTTCTCAACATAAGGAGGTTTACCGTGTGTCGGTGAATGTCTATCTCTTTAGTGTGGAAATACACAGCTAACCTAAGCTCAAAAAATTGTGTTGTGGTCGTGTTAACCATTCTTAATTAGAGATTAAGTTGTGCAGTCGCGAGAAGTCGAAGCCAACTATCCAAGAAAGCCTTTATAAACATGATTGATGAGTGATTATTGCCGTCAATATTGATAGCCCCATTAAAATCTATTTCGTTGCTGATATTTTTAGCTTAAAATTaagacatttaaatttaaaagaatttgcTTGATAAAGTTTTGTGattttctataaaagtgtatttATTATCGACAAATTTCGGTGGATGAGCCAGAATTCTTGAATAACATATTAAGTagaaaaatttgcacaaaaCCTCTTCTAACCAAGAAGCTTCTCACTTTGCGGGACCGCCGATATACTGTAATATATGCGAGTAGCTGAAATACAAACCAAACAATCAAAATCTCGcttttttatcaacattttttacatttacaaaactttcacatatatatacaggataaaaaaatttttctat from Bactrocera tryoni isolate S06 chromosome 3, CSIRO_BtryS06_freeze2, whole genome shotgun sequence harbors:
- the LOC120772039 gene encoding neuropeptide-like protein 31, whose translation is MLVGTTGNPVGNAVLNFEIANQPLTLFDVDAQQGHENEGDRLARGYSGYRCGYGGYRGGYGGYRGGYGGYRGGYGGYGGRHSVHYG